Below is a genomic region from Miscanthus floridulus cultivar M001 chromosome 1, ASM1932011v1, whole genome shotgun sequence.
TGTTATAGTAACTATTAGCTGATTTcattttactggtgtaaaatgcGTTTActttattgtatgaaatatttgttTGCATGCTAAATGACTTTTTAGATCTCCTCATTTTCAGACAGCTGGCTTCTGACAGCCCTGGTCTCCCTATATTTGAAATATACTATGCAGAGGAAAATGGTGGATACAACCTGCAGGTACAATGTTTTACACTTAATAAAAGTAAAGTCAATGTgcaaatattaaaataatcttGGCAATGAGATTCTGGGTTGGGAAACATGAAAATCATCTTCGATATCATGGAATTTTACCACTTGTTACCAGTTTCATAAACAGAATACTAAGTTATCGCATGTGCTCTAGAAATTCTGGATGTCTCCCTTTATTTCTTTTTGCTGTTGAGGACTGAGTTATAACTCAGTTGATGGAGCCTCCATTTGTGAAGACATCTCCTGGCTTTGTACCTGGCTCACATGTTATGTGGGTACCTTTCTGAGAAGTGAGAACTGGTTTCAGTGTGTTTCATGGTCAGGGTTTGGTAGAAAAGCTAGGGAGATGTCTTCTTCCCATGGTTGAGATTTTTTACATTAACATTATAGAATATGATAATGACATGGTTGAGATTTTTGACATTAACAGTATAGAATATGATAATGACAAGCGTCATATTGGACAGTGTTGCatactctttttttttaaaaaaaatattaactCTCTGTCTGGACTATATGTTGCTGGTCTGTACTTGCACATATCTGTCAGACTTGAGTATTAACACTTAACATTTCTTGTTCCCATAGTAGTTGCCCGTTAGTTCCCTCAGGGCCATAAATCCATGCACAATGAACTTGAGCGTTTGCAACTTTGCATTATATTGGGAAAATGTATTTGGCATGCACTGTGAATAAATTTCCTGTCTCAGTTTTGAGCAGCTTCCCATTTCAAGAGCTGATATTGTTAACTGCAAGATTTCAGTAGCTATGAGTAAGGTCACAATAACAGTTACTCCTATatgaaaaatgaactgttatCTTGTTAACTAATGTGTTATAGTTCTGTGCATCTTCTGAAAAATTGGGATGTTATTTTCAGGCAGTGCATCTGAAACCAGATGATAGCGATTCTGACCGAGTGCCAAACATGTTAAGGGAGAAACTTGGTATTGATAGTATAAACATATCTAGCAGTTCAGTAGGGTCTAAGCATGAAGAATTCGATGGAAGTGTAAACATGGATGATAAAGATAGTGATGATAGCAACATTGCTGCTGGCCCTGGTTCGAAAAATTTGTCAAGCGATCCAACTGCAGTTCCCAGGATTAAAATCTTGAAAGTGGTACCCATGCAGAATGTTGACCAAGACTACATAATCAATATCTTTGATCAGATTTCAGAGgaagatgatgacaatgatgatccTGAAGTTGAAAATGAATCTTCAGAAGATGTTGGTGATGAAGATAACAGTGGAGTAGCAGAAACAGTTTCTGCAGAAGAGAACGGTGATGAATCTGGTGACGAAAGTGATATTGAAGCCTTGGTTTCAATTGATTTTGTCAGTGAGAATAACGACGACTATGATTCTCGTCCATCTGCTGAAGCTTTTGAACGAATGCCGGCTAGATTAGAAAAAAGAGACCGCTTCTCGTTTTCCTTCTATACTGAAGAATACAGTAAAAAGCTAGATGCTGGAAAGGCCCAGCAGACTTCAAAGAAAACAGTTGGTTTGCATACCGATCAGCAGGATTATGATGGTTTTGTCCAGCTTGATCGTGTAAAGTTGAGTGGCAGCAACAAAAAACTATCGGTAAATACTTTATTTGTATAATGTGCTGCATTAGCCTTTGATGCCGTTCATTGTGCTTGTAAATTGGACCACTTTGACCTTGTGATAAATAGCAAGGACCTGTCAACCATTTCTCCGCAGAATGTGTACCATACCTGCTTTTCTAGTTTGCTGTTGATGGTCAGATTCTTACATCTGTATCAAATACCTTAGATTATTATGATAATGTTGCCCCATGATCCTTCATGTACCTTTGATTATCTAGTTTGCTGTTGATTGTCAGATTCCAACATTGACATGAATATATAAATGAATTCCGTGGTTTTTGAACATAAATGTGCTTGGTGCAAAAAATAGGATGAATTTCTGTATGGTGCTGTCGACTTACAATATGAAATACTTTTAAACAGCTTCTTGATATCTTGCTATAATGTTTCCGTACTGAACGCTGTAATTTTGTTACAAGCGTAATGAAATTCGGTTGCGGCCGGTGTGGAAAAGCTTCTTGATATCATTTCAACTTATCTAATGCAGATACTACAACTTGGCATCAAACAAAATAACAACAAGGTGCAGCAAACACTGCATGGTGTTACCCACTTTAGTCGTATTCAGACGTCTATATCTTCAGATCCTCTTACCGGTATGTTCCAAATTGTGTACCTACCACTTGAACTTTTCATGATATGCATCTTGTCTTCTCTTTTGTTTCTGGTATTGAGTATTGACTGAAGTATTTCTTTGGGCAGGCTTATATGTGACCGCATCAGGATTTGACTCAGAAATTCTTAGTTTGCAACGAAAATTTGGTCAATGGCGGGAGGATGGTTCATCTGAGGAGCATAATGACCTATTGTTCTATGAGTATGTTGAAGCTGTAAAATTAACAGGGGACAACCTCGTGCCAGCTGGTCAGGTGTGATAACTTTCGCTGGGTTCTTATTACCATACAGGAATAGTGTTTGTAAGTAGCTAAGTAATATGTGCCTTCTGGTTTATGCTCTTCCTGGTTAGAAGGTTTACTTCCTCCAATCACAAATATAAGTAAGTCCATCTAAGTTTAAACTAAATCAAGCTTTTCTAACTTTGACCAGCAATGTCAATAGAAGTATATTATCTTAAATGACAATAGTTATATATGATTGAAAGCGGTTGTCATAATGAATGTAGTAATGCCAATCTATATAATAATGGTCAGAGTTAAAAAGGTTTGATTTAGGACAAACCCAAGTGACTTATATTTGTGATCTGAGGAAGTAGTTAATACATAATTTTTTATATTCCCATGTTAATTTTCACTCACCAACTTCAAGCTAAGAAGTGTGTTCATGTCATACACATTTGTGGACAGCCTTCTCTATCGATTTCGTTCAGTTGTTGCATAAAATTTTCAAGGAGTGCTGACACAGCCTAACTTTATGCTATATCATCGATAAGTATAATTGTCATTGATAAGCATAGACTGACCTCCTATGGTTCCTTTGCTAAGGTTGTCTTCCGTGCAAAAGTTGGTGAACGCTATCAGCTCCCTCATAAGGGAATTATCCCTAGAGAACTTGGAGTGGTATTTTCTATAATCCAAATAGTATTTTGTCTTTTCACCAGCAAACATCAAACCTTACAGCCTATGTGATATAGATTGCTAGGTACAAGGGGCAAAGGAAAATTGCAGATCCTGGTTTCCAAAACCCTCGATGGGTTGACGGGGAGCTTTTGATACTAGATGGAAAGGTGAATTTAATAAACAAATTACATTTTTGGTCCTATACTTATTGTCTTTCTAATGTACTTTCTGTTTTGCAACTTGCAGTTCATCAGAGATGGTCCTGTGATAGCTTTCTTTTACTGGACATCTAATTTTCATCTGTTCGAATTCTTTAGACGGCTGAGGCTTACTGACTAGTTCCCTTCTAAAAGTAGTTAAAGGTAAACTGCATTTCGTCTAGTACTGGTTTACTATTTGGCATTATTATTGTACTAAAGTAGTATTATATTTTAATTTTACTGTTGTGTGTTCTTGTGCTTGCCAAATTCCATTTTTTGTCTAACTATTTATGCAGAGGTAGTGCTTGTTGGTTGTTGCAGGCCATTATTGATCAAATTTGGCCTAGTTTCTCTCTGGGAATGCTACATTCATCCTAAATGGTCATCCTCTTTGGCCTCCTAATAAGCATTAAAACGGACAAAATGGATCCAACTGGCTGAATTTTACACAGCAGTTGGTGCTCTCTCATAGGGTAAAGCCAGAAGTAAACAAAGTATGCAAAATTCTTACATTTGTTTATTTAGGATAAATATCATTGCTATTATTTTGTGGGATATGCTGTTGAAGCTTACTACTTGTATCCACTGTTTCTCCTGCAATCTGTCTGTTTTCGGCCAAAGTTGGTATTTGATTTTTGTAGTGACAACATGGTGAATTCAATTCTAACTTCGCCTAAGGTTAGGAGACATGGTTTGGACTTCGTATCAAGTTTGGCTTAATATTTATGCATGTCTTTGGTGAA
It encodes:
- the LOC136530808 gene encoding protein EXECUTER 1, chloroplastic-like isoform X1 — translated: MASVSTAPRAPLPAVASSSSSARQVDPNPSGSRFLAGRRLRVVRRLAGAAPSRRAPLVCCSARSPDADAGDERRRRGWDAMLHDAFQGVVRRWSEYVRNYWPPPTSVKEAGTGKRAGSSHEEEVMNGDEERKVGDEEGKWGWERWKRHFALIEESERLVDELQLQLQAAVYREDYRSAHKLRLAIAATAKNDTVGRAISDLNMAIDEERYKDAAYIRDHAGTGLLGWWSGISGNLSDPYGLIIRISADHGRYVARSYDTRQLASDSPGLPIFEIYYAEENGGYNLQAVHLKPDDSDSDRVPNMLREKLGIDSINISSSSVGSKHEEFDGSVNMDDKDSDDSNIAAGPGSKNLSSDPTAVPRIKILKVVPMQNVDQDYIINIFDQISEEDDDNDDPEVENESSEDVGDEDNSGVAETVSAEENGDESGDESDIEALVSIDFVSENNDDYDSRPSAEAFERMPARLEKRDRFSFSFYTEEYSKKLDAGKAQQTSKKTVGLHTDQQDYDGFVQLDRVKLSGSNKKLSILQLGIKQNNNKVQQTLHGVTHFSRIQTSISSDPLTGLYVTASGFDSEILSLQRKFGQWREDGSSEEHNDLLFYEYVEAVKLTGDNLVPAGQVVFRAKVGERYQLPHKGIIPRELGVIARYKGQRKIADPGFQNPRWVDGELLILDGKFIRDGPVIAFFYWTSNFHLFEFFRRLRLTD
- the LOC136530808 gene encoding protein EXECUTER 1, chloroplastic-like isoform X2, whose protein sequence is MASVSTAPRAPLPAVASSSSSARQVDPNPSGSRFLAGRRLRVVRRLAGAAPSRRAPLVCCSARSPDADAGDERRRRGWDAMLHDAFQGVVRRWSEYVRNYWPPPTSVKEAGTGKRAGSSHEEEVMNGDEERKVGDEEGKWGWERWKRHFALIEESERLVDELQLQLQAAVYREDYRSAHKLRLAIAATAKNDTVGRAISDLNMAIDEERYKDAAYIRDHAGTGLLGWWSGISGNLSDPYGLIIRISADHGRYVARSYDTRQLASDSPGLPIFEIYYAEENGGYNLQAVHLKPDDSDSDRVPNMLREKLGIDSINISSSSVGSKHEEFDGSVNMDDKDSDDSNIAAGPGSKNLSSDPTAVPRIKILKVVPMQNVDQDYIINIFDQISEEDDDNDDPEVENESSEDVGDEDNSGVAETVSAEENGDESGDESDIEALVSIDFVSENNDDYDSRPSAEAFERMPARLEKRDRFSFSFYTEEYSKKLDAGKAQQTSKKTVGLHTDQQDYDGFVQLDRVKLSGSNKKLSILQLGIKQNNNKVQQTLHGVTHFSRIQTSISSDPLTGLYVTASGFDSEILSLQRKFGQWREDGSSEEHNDLLFYEYVEAVKLTGDNLVPAGQIARYKGQRKIADPGFQNPRWVDGELLILDGKFIRDGPVIAFFYWTSNFHLFEFFRRLRLTD